AAAAAAATATCGGTTATCCCGAATGTCGAAAATAAATTCATGCAAGAAAGCAGGCAGAGCTTTTTGGACTACATTAACGAAAAAACCGTTCTTTTTCTTCAGAATACCGAAGCCATGCTTGGGCAACTGGATGTGCTGTTTGATAAAGCAGGCGAAGCCTTTACAAAATTATCCGAAGATATAAAACATGCTACCCCCGAGGAGTTATTCCTAAACCAAGCCTCTTTTCTCAAAAAAGCACAAGATTTTACCGTAGTAGAGTTGGCTACCAAACCCGTATTCAAATCCGATGCATCGTTTGAATTCCATATACAACCCCAACCCTCGTTTAACAAACAGTTCGATTTACTGCTTACCAACCTAAACGAAAATCACGAAAACGGCTTTAAAAACTATATTTTTTGTGCTAATGAGGCACAAGCAGCACGTTTTCATGATATTTTTGAAAGCATAGATGCCGAAAATCATGAAGATATTCGGAAACAATATAAAACCATTGTGTTCCCGATATACGAAGGGTTTATTGATGCCGAAAACCAAATTGCCTGTTATACCGATCATCAAATTTTTGAGCGTTACCACCGCTTTAATGTAAAAAATGGCTACTCCAAAAAGCAAACCATTACGTTAAAAGAGTTAAGCTCCTTATCGGTGGGCGATTATGTAACGCATATTGACCATGGTATTGGTAAGTTTGGCGGACTCCAAAAAATAGAGGTAGACGGCAAAAAACAAGAAGCAATAAAACTGGTATACGCCGATAACGATATTGTGTATGTAAGCATCCACTCGCTGCATAAAATAGCCAAATACAATGGTAAAGACGGCGCACCACCCAAAATATATAAACTAGGGAGTAGTGCTTGGAAAACCTTAAAACAAAAAACCAAAACACGGGTTAAAAACATAGCCTTTAACCTTATAAAGCTATATGCCCAACGCAGGCTTGATAAAGGTTACCAATATGCCCCAGACAGTTATATGCAGGCAGAATTAGAATCGTCGTTTATATACGAAGATACGCCCGACCAAGTTACGGCTACCCGCGATGTAAAAGCCGATATGGAGAGCGAACGCCCTATGGATAGGCTGGTGTGTGGCGATGTAGGTTTTGGTAAAACCGAAGTAGCCATTAGAGCAGCCTTTAAAGCTGTAGATAACGGCAAGCAGGTAGCCATTTTGGTACCTACCACCATACTCGCGTTTCAGCATTACAAAACCTTTAGCGAAAGGCTAAAGGATATGCCCGTAACTATTGGGTATATTAACCGTTTCCGTACAGCAAAACAAAAATCGCAAACCTTAAAAGACCTTGCCGAAGGCAAACTGGATATTATTATTGGTACACACCAACTTACCAATAAAAATGTGGTATTTAAAGATTTAGGTTTGCTGATAGTAGATGAGGAACAAAAATTTGGCGTAAACGTAAAGGATAAATTAAAAACTATTGCCAAAAACGTAGATACACTTACATTAACGGCAACCCCCATACCCCGAACACTACAATTCTCGTTAATGGCAGCACGTGATTTATCTGTTATTACTACGCCACCACCCAACCGTTATCCTATAGAAACGCATGTAGTAGGCTTTAATGAAGAAACCATTCGGGAGGCTATTACTTACGAAATTCAGCGTGGCGGACAAGTATTCTTTGTCAATAACCGTATCGAAAATATTAAAGAAGTAGCAGGAATGATTCAGCGTTTGGTACCTGGTGCTAAAGTAGGCGTAGGGCACGGACAAATGGAGGGTAAAAAACTAGAAGAATTAATGCTTGCCTTTATGGATGGCGAGTTTGATGTACTGGTAGCGACCACAATAATTGAAAGCGGGCTTGATGTACCGAATGCCAACACGATTTTTATTAATAATGCGAATAACTTCGGATTATCCGACCTGCACCAAATGCGCGGTAGGGTAGGGCGTAGCAACAAAAAAGCATTCTGTTATTTTATTACACCACCCTACAGTGCCATGACTGAAGATGCCCGCAAACGCATACAAGCACTAGAGCAATTTAGCGAATTGGGTAGTGGCTTTAACATTGCAATGAAAGACCTTGAAATTCGTGGTGCGGGCGATTTACTCGGTGGTGAGCAAAGTGGATTTATAAATGAGATAGGTTTTGATACCTACCAAAAAATAATGAATGAAGCTATTGAGGAGCTAAAAGAAAACGAGTTTAAAGACTTATACGAAGATGCCGAGCAACCCGCACAGAAAGAGTACGTAAAGGAAATACAAATTGATACTGATTTTGAGCTGCTATTCCCTGACGATTATATTAATAACATTACCGAAAGGCTAAACTTGTATAACGAGTTAAGTGCCATTAAAACCGAAGAGGCTTTACAACAGTTTGAACAAAAACTTACCGACCGTTTTGGACCTTTACCGCAACAAGCAAAGGCTTTGCTGATTAGCATGCGCATAAAATGGCTGGCTACCAAAATGGGTATCGAAAAACTGATACTAAAACAAGGTAAAATGATAGGTTATTTTGTAGGCGACCAACAATCGGATTATTACCAATCGGAAAATTTCCGTAAGGTATTACAGTTTGTGCAAGAGCAGCCTGCCCTTAGCCGTATGAAAGAGAAACAAACCAAAAACGGGCTGCGCTTATTGCTAACTTTCGATAATGTAAAAACATTACCTAAAGCATTACAACTTTTGGAAAAAGTATTTGAATAGAAGTTCTGAATAGAGAATATGGGTTTGAGTAATAAAAAAGCACTGAGAAATCAGTGCTTTTTTATTATAAATTTTTAAGGTCTTTTATTACTTTAAAGGCAACATCAACCTCTTCTTCACTTACCAGTATTGTAAACTCGTACGATGTAGAGATAACTTCGTTTATAATAATGCCTTCCCAAGCTAACCTCTGGAAGATGTAATAATATACTCCAGGAGTAGAGATATTATCTTTAGGTAATCGTATTGTAATAGAGGCTAAATTATCTACGCGCTCTACCATTTTTTCTTCTGCAAACAGGCGTTCTACAAGGTCGTTTACCGACGAACTAACTACAATATTGGTTTCGTTTACGCCACGCGATGAGGTGTAAAATACTTCGGGATTAGTGGTAATACTATTAATGAGTTCTACGTGTTTATCCAACATGGTATCGGATACTGCAAAAGTATAGTCCGTTAAAGATGAGCGTACCGTAATTTCTCCTATGGATTTTAATACTTTAACAATTTTATGGTTAAGTCGGAAATCAAGATCTTCTGATAGTCGTTTGAGCGACATGACTACGGCACCTTGTTTTATATCTTTTCCTAACTCCAACTCTAGCTCAGGCATCATGGTTCGGGCAAGAGAGGTAAGGTTTATAATGCCTTGCGATAGTGCGCTCAGCAAAAATGGTTTTGTCTTTATGTAGTGCTCTACTACAGAAGATATTGTTTTCATAGGGTAAAGGGTTGTAGTTGTAGTTGTTATTTAGTGAAACAAATATACAAAGTAAAACATTCTGTTAAATATTTAACAAACTAAAAATTACAAAAATGATTTTTATTTCACATCAAACACATTACTTGTTTAATATGTATTGCTAAGTTTTGTCCTAAAAATGTAATTTTTTGTAACTATTAGCTCATTTTTAGAGGTTTAAGTTGTTTTGTAGTATGGTTTTATCTTTTTTGTTAAACATTACACAACTACAATTTTTTTGAAGTTTTTATACTTTTTTGGTTCTTTTTGTTTAACCTAAAAGTGAAAAAAAGCATCTTCCAGATGTTCTATTTCAAACGTTTTCGCTTTTTTGTGTATGGCAATAATATCAAAACGCGTTGTTACATCTAAATCGTTCTGTAATATGTATTCGTTTACGGCTTTTACTAGTAATTGTATTTTTTTGGGTTTTACAAAATCCTGTGGTAAACCAAAATCGGTACTGGATCGGGTTTTTACCTCCACAATAGCCAATATACCATCTTTTTGGGCAATAATGTCAATTTCGGCTTTCTGGAAAATCCAGTTGGTTTCCAGTATAGTATATTCCTTTTTTTGCAAGTATTCTACCGCTAATGCCTCACCTAGTTTACCCAGCTCGTTATGCTCTGCCATTACTCAAAAATTACTGTTGTTCCTTTGGTAGTTACATCAAGGGTTATTTTGTGTCCTAAAATTAGTGTTCGGTTATCGGGTAAGTGTCCCGCAGGAAAATTAAAACACATCGGGATGTTATACTCCTTAGTAATATCTCTTATAATTTCTAAAGCATCATGTCCCCACGGTATGGCGTTATCGTTCATATCCGTCATACCACCTATTATAATACCCTTTACGTTATTAAAATAACCATTGCGTTTTACGTTCATCAACATACGATCAATATGATACAAATATTCATCAAGGTCCTCTACAAAAAGTATTTTATTAGTATAATTTATCTCAGAGCGTGAACCTATTATGCTGTATAGTACCGATAAGTTACCGCCTACCAATACACCATTTGTTTTCCCTTGCTTATTAAAAGGGTGAGGAGCTATGCTATAGCTCATTTTTTTACCAAACAAAGCTCCTTTTAAGCTTGCTATAGCTTTGGGTGTACTGCTTGGCATTGTAGAGCACATAATGGCATGTAGTGTAGCAATACCCATAGCATTAATATGGCTGTGTAGCACGGTAACATCGCTAAAACCAATAATCCATTTTGGGTTTTTCTTAAACGGAGTAAAATCAACAAGTTCTACCATGCGTACCGTACCGTAGCCCCCTTTGGCGCACCAAACCGCTTTTATAGTAGGGTTATCTATCATAGTCTGGAAATCAGACGCACGCTCTTCGTCAGTTCCCGCTAGTTGGTTATTATTATCTCGTCCTATGGTATTCCCTATAATTACAGTAAGCCCCCATTCCTCTAGCAACGCTATACTAGGTTGTAACGTTTCAAGGTCTATTTTTCGGGCTGTAGCTACTATGGCTACAGTATCGCCTTTTTGTAAATAGGGTGGTATTTTCATAATGCTTTATGCTATAGTAACAAACTTAACTAAAAAAGAGATAATTGCAATTGGCAAATGTGTGCAAACTTTATAACATTCAACTTTACGACTTTGCAACTATATTGTACATTTGTGCTTAAACCAAATTTTACCGATGATACAGAACCCAAAACGATATACCATTACGGCGGCATTGCCGTACACTAACGGACCCATACATATAGGGCACCTTGCA
The Flavobacterium litorale genome window above contains:
- the mfd gene encoding transcription-repair coupling factor, with protein sequence MKPEITALYQKSAKIHQIATALQQRENKLHIKGLLGSSLSFTIHPLFEAGQHPFLLVFTDKEEAAYYLNDLEKLVGEDDVLFYPGSYRRPYQIEETDNANVLLRAEVLNRINSRRKPAIIVSYAEALFEKVVTRKDLEKNTLKVATGDQISIDFINEVLFEYEFRRVDFVTEPGEFSVRGGIVDVFSFSNDNPYRIEFFGNEVDSIRTFDVETQLSLQINKKISVIPNVENKFMQESRQSFLDYINEKTVLFLQNTEAMLGQLDVLFDKAGEAFTKLSEDIKHATPEELFLNQASFLKKAQDFTVVELATKPVFKSDASFEFHIQPQPSFNKQFDLLLTNLNENHENGFKNYIFCANEAQAARFHDIFESIDAENHEDIRKQYKTIVFPIYEGFIDAENQIACYTDHQIFERYHRFNVKNGYSKKQTITLKELSSLSVGDYVTHIDHGIGKFGGLQKIEVDGKKQEAIKLVYADNDIVYVSIHSLHKIAKYNGKDGAPPKIYKLGSSAWKTLKQKTKTRVKNIAFNLIKLYAQRRLDKGYQYAPDSYMQAELESSFIYEDTPDQVTATRDVKADMESERPMDRLVCGDVGFGKTEVAIRAAFKAVDNGKQVAILVPTTILAFQHYKTFSERLKDMPVTIGYINRFRTAKQKSQTLKDLAEGKLDIIIGTHQLTNKNVVFKDLGLLIVDEEQKFGVNVKDKLKTIAKNVDTLTLTATPIPRTLQFSLMAARDLSVITTPPPNRYPIETHVVGFNEETIREAITYEIQRGGQVFFVNNRIENIKEVAGMIQRLVPGAKVGVGHGQMEGKKLEELMLAFMDGEFDVLVATTIIESGLDVPNANTIFINNANNFGLSDLHQMRGRVGRSNKKAFCYFITPPYSAMTEDARKRIQALEQFSELGSGFNIAMKDLEIRGAGDLLGGEQSGFINEIGFDTYQKIMNEAIEELKENEFKDLYEDAEQPAQKEYVKEIQIDTDFELLFPDDYINNITERLNLYNELSAIKTEEALQQFEQKLTDRFGPLPQQAKALLISMRIKWLATKMGIEKLILKQGKMIGYFVGDQQSDYYQSENFRKVLQFVQEQPALSRMKEKQTKNGLRLLLTFDNVKTLPKALQLLEKVFE
- a CDS encoding aspartate kinase gives rise to the protein MKTISSVVEHYIKTKPFLLSALSQGIINLTSLARTMMPELELELGKDIKQGAVVMSLKRLSEDLDFRLNHKIVKVLKSIGEITVRSSLTDYTFAVSDTMLDKHVELINSITTNPEVFYTSSRGVNETNIVVSSSVNDLVERLFAEEKMVERVDNLASITIRLPKDNISTPGVYYYIFQRLAWEGIIINEVISTSYEFTILVSEEEVDVAFKVIKDLKNL
- a CDS encoding YraN family protein, which gives rise to MAEHNELGKLGEALAVEYLQKKEYTILETNWIFQKAEIDIIAQKDGILAIVEVKTRSSTDFGLPQDFVKPKKIQLLVKAVNEYILQNDLDVTTRFDIIAIHKKAKTFEIEHLEDAFFHF
- a CDS encoding S66 peptidase family protein, which codes for MKIPPYLQKGDTVAIVATARKIDLETLQPSIALLEEWGLTVIIGNTIGRDNNNQLAGTDEERASDFQTMIDNPTIKAVWCAKGGYGTVRMVELVDFTPFKKNPKWIIGFSDVTVLHSHINAMGIATLHAIMCSTMPSSTPKAIASLKGALFGKKMSYSIAPHPFNKQGKTNGVLVGGNLSVLYSIIGSRSEINYTNKILFVEDLDEYLYHIDRMLMNVKRNGYFNNVKGIIIGGMTDMNDNAIPWGHDALEIIRDITKEYNIPMCFNFPAGHLPDNRTLILGHKITLDVTTKGTTVIFE